The proteins below are encoded in one region of Mycobacterium pseudokansasii:
- the ripC gene encoding peptidoglycan hydrolase RipC: MRLDCRHSIARVIKRSAVGSLASFTVLSGILAATAMADPADDALAKLNELSRQAEQTTEAMHSAELDLNAKLAAQQAAERKLADDQAALAAAKARLATFQTAVNKVAAATYMGGRTNGLDAILTAESPQLLIDGLSVQRVMARQMSMQMAGFRAAGEQAAKAEQASAKSAADAKSAAEQAAAVRANLQHKQSQLQVQIAVVKSQYQALTPEQRTALADPGPISARVPDVLGPPPEGLPPGAPPEGVPAPGEAPAPGVVSDIPFMAPGGGGDRATVVQAALTQIGTPYAWGGAAPGGFDCSGLVMWAFQQAGIALPHSSQALAHGGQPVALSDLQPGDVLTFYSDASHAGIYIGDGLMVHSSTFGQPVRVVPMTSSGPIYDARRY; this comes from the coding sequence TTGAGGCTCGACTGTAGGCATTCGATCGCGCGCGTCATCAAGCGGTCCGCAGTCGGTTCGTTGGCGAGCTTCACCGTGTTGTCCGGCATCCTGGCCGCGACTGCGATGGCCGACCCCGCCGACGACGCGCTGGCAAAACTCAACGAGCTATCGCGGCAGGCCGAACAGACCACCGAGGCGATGCACAGCGCAGAACTCGACCTGAACGCGAAGCTTGCGGCGCAGCAGGCCGCGGAAAGGAAGCTCGCCGACGACCAGGCCGCGCTGGCCGCCGCGAAAGCGCGCCTGGCCACCTTTCAGACCGCCGTCAACAAGGTTGCGGCCGCCACCTACATGGGTGGCCGCACCAACGGCTTGGATGCGATCTTGACGGCGGAATCGCCGCAGCTGCTGATCGACGGTCTCTCGGTGCAGCGGGTGATGGCGCGTCAAATGTCCATGCAGATGGCCGGTTTCCGGGCCGCCGGAGAACAGGCTGCCAAGGCTGAGCAGGCTTCTGCCAAGTCGGCTGCCGACGCCAAGTCCGCCGCCGAACAAGCCGCGGCGGTGCGAGCCAATCTACAGCACAAACAGAGCCAGCTGCAGGTGCAGATCGCCGTCGTGAAGTCGCAATACCAGGCCCTGACGCCGGAGCAGCGCACCGCGCTCGCCGACCCGGGACCAATCTCAGCGCGAGTACCGGACGTTCTCGGGCCGCCACCTGAAGGACTGCCACCGGGTGCTCCGCCCGAGGGCGTGCCGGCTCCCGGCGAGGCGCCGGCTCCCGGCGTAGTGTCCGATATACCTTTCATGGCTCCTGGCGGTGGCGGCGATCGGGCGACCGTGGTGCAGGCGGCCTTGACCCAGATCGGCACTCCGTACGCATGGGGTGGCGCCGCGCCCGGCGGTTTCGACTGCTCCGGACTGGTCATGTGGGCATTCCAGCAAGCCGGGATCGCACTGCCGCACTCCAGCCAGGCGCTGGCCCATGGTGGCCAGCCGGTGGCGCTGTCGGACCTGCAGCCCGGTGACGTGCTGACCTTTTATTCCGATGCCTCACATGCCGGCATCTACATCGGCGACGGTCTGATGGTCCACTCGTCCACCTTCGGCCAACCGGTGCGGGTAGTGCCGATGACCTCCTCGGGTCCGATCTACGACGCCCGTCGCTACTGA